Proteins from one Corynebacterium epidermidicanis genomic window:
- the pta gene encoding phosphate acetyltransferase, translated as MTNETKSVLLTTVGRTLDGFDADAFAAQHGLKVAPLTKDRPDLAEILAAQPLADGPKLLIGTGSIDFDAKAAAALGVGLLLLHEANATHVDLSVAHAEELGAQVLATFHAGEEVSDEVFQTEVEVVMCAEVFQNWLLESAKKANAHIVLPEGEDDRILQAAHYLLADDTVRLTILGEPTAINKRAQELGLDLSKATIVDHLTDPRAEEFAADFAELRKKKGVTLEEAQETMKDISYYATMMIHKGLADGMVSGAAHTTAHTIKPSFQIIKTVPGASVVSSIFLMVMRGRLWAFGDCAVNPNPTADQLGEIAVVSAKTAAQFGIDPRVAMLSYSTGTSGSGPDVDRCAAAVAKARELDPELKVDGPLQFDASVDMGVAAKKMPGSEVAGQANVFIFPDLEAGNIGYKTAQRTGHALAVGPILQGLNKPVNDLSRGATVSDIINTVAITAIQAGTK; from the coding sequence ATGACTAACGAAACCAAGTCAGTCCTCCTCACCACCGTCGGCCGTACTCTCGACGGCTTCGACGCTGATGCCTTTGCCGCCCAGCACGGCCTGAAGGTGGCTCCATTGACGAAGGATCGTCCGGACCTCGCTGAAATCTTGGCAGCGCAACCGCTTGCCGACGGCCCGAAGCTGCTCATCGGGACCGGATCCATCGATTTCGACGCCAAGGCAGCCGCTGCTTTGGGTGTAGGCCTGCTGCTCTTGCACGAGGCGAACGCCACGCACGTTGATCTTTCCGTGGCTCACGCCGAGGAACTGGGTGCCCAGGTTTTGGCTACCTTCCACGCTGGCGAAGAAGTATCAGACGAGGTTTTCCAGACCGAAGTAGAAGTGGTTATGTGTGCGGAAGTTTTCCAGAACTGGCTGTTGGAAAGCGCCAAGAAGGCAAACGCCCACATCGTTTTGCCAGAGGGTGAAGATGATCGCATCCTTCAGGCTGCTCACTACCTTCTCGCTGACGACACCGTCCGCCTCACGATCCTTGGCGAACCAACCGCCATCAATAAGCGTGCCCAAGAACTGGGGCTTGACCTGTCAAAGGCCACCATCGTTGACCATCTCACCGATCCGCGCGCCGAGGAGTTCGCCGCGGACTTCGCCGAGCTGCGCAAGAAGAAGGGCGTCACCCTCGAAGAAGCTCAGGAGACGATGAAAGACATCTCCTACTACGCCACCATGATGATTCATAAGGGCCTTGCCGACGGCATGGTTTCCGGCGCAGCTCACACCACGGCGCACACCATCAAGCCTTCTTTCCAGATCATCAAGACGGTCCCGGGAGCATCCGTGGTGTCTTCTATCTTCCTGATGGTGATGCGTGGCCGACTATGGGCCTTCGGCGACTGTGCCGTGAATCCGAACCCGACCGCAGACCAGCTGGGCGAAATCGCTGTTGTTTCCGCAAAGACCGCTGCGCAGTTCGGCATCGATCCGCGCGTAGCAATGCTTTCTTACTCCACCGGCACCTCCGGTTCTGGCCCAGACGTGGATCGGTGCGCGGCGGCCGTCGCTAAGGCTCGCGAGCTGGACCCAGAGCTCAAGGTGGACGGTCCGCTGCAGTTCGACGCTTCTGTGGACATGGGCGTGGCTGCGAAGAAGATGCCAGGTTCCGAGGTTGCTGGTCAAGCAAATGTCTTCATCTTCCCCGACCTTGAGGCGGGCAATATTGGATACAAGACCGCACAGCGCACCGGCCACGCGTTGGCTGTTGGCCCGATCTTGCAGGGCCTGAACAAGCCGGTCAACGACCTTTCTCGGGGTGCTACGGTGTCGGACATCATCAACACCGTTGCTATTACGGCAATTCAGGCAGGAACGAAGTAA
- a CDS encoding GNAT family N-acetyltransferase → MYLSATSLSELSGSEAHELFKLRTDIFVVEQQCAYAEIDDIDAAKDTVHIRMRAEDGTLIGVARVYPSEMEWHIGRVCVAPAWRGTGMAAKLFEYALSRTSGPVELTAQSPLRQWYEQFGFEVCGPEFDWDGIPHLPMRRG, encoded by the coding sequence ATGTACCTGTCCGCCACGTCGCTCTCCGAACTATCCGGAAGCGAAGCCCACGAACTCTTCAAGCTCCGCACGGACATTTTCGTTGTCGAACAACAATGCGCCTATGCGGAGATTGACGACATCGACGCGGCGAAAGACACAGTGCACATTCGGATGCGGGCCGAGGACGGCACGCTCATTGGGGTGGCGCGGGTCTACCCGTCCGAAATGGAGTGGCATATAGGTCGTGTGTGCGTCGCCCCTGCATGGCGAGGCACAGGCATGGCGGCCAAACTTTTCGAGTACGCCTTATCCCGCACGAGCGGGCCGGTGGAGCTGACGGCACAATCCCCGCTAAGGCAATGGTACGAACAGTTTGGTTTCGAGGTTTGCGGGCCAGAGTTCGACTGGGACGGGATCCCTCACCTGCCCATGCGACGGGGCTAG
- the rfbC gene encoding dTDP-4-dehydrorhamnose 3,5-epimerase, with protein sequence MWREVFGGVWLSEPLVHPDSRGTFHEWFKASEFEEATGFPFDLQQANISTSKSGVLRGLHFADVPPGQAKFVSCVQGRVLDVVVDVRAGSPTFKRWQSFELSADNRHSVYVPIGFAHGFVALEDSTVAYLTTSEYDPSGEHEIDPFDPELGIEWPEMDYVLSVKDKVAPKLAEVELPHIDDCTAYETMLRDGWVIANQEVGE encoded by the coding sequence ATGTGGCGCGAAGTTTTTGGTGGAGTGTGGCTTTCCGAACCCCTGGTGCATCCCGACAGCCGGGGCACTTTCCATGAGTGGTTCAAAGCCAGCGAGTTTGAGGAAGCGACGGGCTTTCCTTTTGACCTGCAGCAGGCGAACATCTCGACGTCGAAAAGCGGGGTGCTGCGCGGTCTGCACTTTGCCGATGTGCCTCCAGGCCAAGCGAAATTTGTCAGCTGCGTGCAGGGGCGCGTGCTGGACGTGGTGGTTGATGTTCGCGCGGGCTCGCCTACCTTCAAGCGTTGGCAATCTTTTGAGTTGAGCGCGGATAATCGTCATAGCGTGTACGTGCCCATTGGCTTTGCGCACGGCTTTGTGGCACTGGAGGATTCCACCGTCGCTTACCTCACCACTTCAGAGTATGACCCGAGTGGCGAGCATGAAATCGATCCATTCGATCCGGAATTGGGAATTGAATGGCCCGAAATGGATTATGTTCTGTCAGTTAAGGACAAAGTCGCTCCGAAGCTCGCGGAGGTTGAGCTGCCACACATTGATGACTGCACAGCCTACGAAACGATGCTTCGCGACGGCTGGGTGATCGCCAATCAAGAAGTCGGCGAATAG
- a CDS encoding ribonucleoside triphosphate reductase — translation MTLINPTSTVNEYLDRSDWRVNANANQDYSLGGLMLNANGKITANYWLDNVFSPEAAAAHRSGDLHIHDLDMLGGYCAGWSLRQLLEQGFGGVRGTISSNPPRHLSSALGQMVNFLGTLQNEWAGAQAFSSFDTYLAPFVRLDRLTYDQVYQQVQEFIFNLNVPSRWGTQTPFTNITLDWTCPTDIAQDHPFIGGEPLDFTYGDLEQEMALINRALIDVLAAGDADGRPFTFPIPTYNITRDFDWDSDNARALFDMTARYGLPYFQNFINSDLDPGMIRSMCCRLQLDLRELLKRGNGLFGSAEQTGSIGVVTLNCARLGKKYQEESELFAEVKRLVALGVDTLERRRRTVAQLLDRGLYPYTQRWLGTLDNHFSTIGVNGVNEMVRNFTSDACDITSPFGHGLAMRLLAYINELLVDAQETTGHLFNLEATPAEGTTYRFAKLDRQQFPGIIQAGSAEQPYYTNSTQLPVAHTPDPFLALAMQEDLQSQYTGGTVLHLYLGSAAGTGVEAASLVRRALTHFRLPYITVTPTYSICENHGYLRGEVPVCPQCGAHTEMWTRVMGYFRPVESFNIGKKGEFHERTYFQV, via the coding sequence ATGACTCTGATCAACCCCACCTCCACCGTCAATGAATACCTCGACCGCAGCGACTGGCGCGTCAACGCCAACGCCAACCAGGACTACTCCCTCGGCGGGCTGATGCTCAACGCCAATGGGAAAATCACCGCGAACTACTGGCTAGATAATGTTTTTAGCCCCGAAGCTGCGGCCGCACACCGTAGTGGCGACCTCCACATTCACGACCTAGACATGCTGGGAGGCTACTGCGCCGGATGGTCGTTGCGGCAGCTTCTGGAACAAGGTTTCGGCGGGGTGCGTGGCACAATCTCATCCAACCCACCGCGTCACCTTTCCAGCGCACTGGGCCAAATGGTCAATTTCCTCGGCACCCTGCAGAATGAGTGGGCTGGCGCGCAAGCCTTTTCATCATTCGACACCTACCTAGCCCCCTTCGTCCGGCTCGACCGCCTCACTTACGACCAGGTCTATCAACAAGTACAAGAGTTCATCTTCAACCTCAACGTACCGAGCCGCTGGGGGACGCAAACTCCATTCACAAACATCACCCTCGACTGGACCTGCCCCACAGACATCGCCCAAGACCACCCCTTCATCGGCGGAGAACCCCTCGACTTCACCTACGGTGACCTCGAGCAGGAAATGGCCCTTATCAACCGCGCGCTTATCGACGTCCTCGCGGCCGGCGACGCCGATGGCCGCCCCTTTACCTTCCCCATCCCTACCTACAACATCACCCGGGACTTCGATTGGGATTCGGACAACGCGCGGGCACTGTTCGACATGACTGCCCGCTATGGCCTGCCCTATTTCCAGAACTTCATTAATTCCGATCTTGATCCCGGCATGATCCGCTCGATGTGTTGCCGACTCCAGCTGGATCTTCGGGAGCTGTTGAAGCGTGGCAATGGCCTATTCGGCTCGGCAGAACAAACAGGTTCGATTGGGGTGGTCACGCTCAACTGCGCCCGTTTGGGCAAGAAGTACCAGGAAGAATCGGAGCTGTTTGCCGAGGTGAAACGGTTGGTGGCATTGGGCGTCGATACGCTTGAGCGCAGGCGACGCACGGTGGCGCAGCTGCTGGATCGCGGGTTGTACCCGTACACGCAGCGGTGGTTGGGCACGCTCGATAATCACTTTTCCACCATCGGGGTCAACGGGGTCAATGAGATGGTGCGTAACTTCACCTCGGATGCCTGTGACATTACCTCGCCATTTGGCCACGGCCTCGCGATGCGCTTGCTCGCCTACATCAATGAGCTGCTGGTCGATGCGCAGGAGACGACCGGTCACTTGTTCAATCTGGAAGCAACACCTGCTGAGGGCACAACTTACCGGTTTGCGAAGCTAGATCGACAGCAATTCCCCGGCATTATCCAGGCAGGCTCCGCCGAGCAGCCCTATTACACCAATTCCACCCAGCTGCCAGTGGCGCACACCCCAGATCCATTCCTCGCTTTGGCGATGCAGGAGGACCTGCAGTCGCAATACACCGGAGGCACGGTGCTGCATCTCTACCTCGGCTCAGCGGCTGGTACCGGAGTGGAAGCGGCGAGCCTCGTACGACGGGCGCTCACGCACTTCCGGCTGCCGTACATCACCGTCACCCCGACATACTCGATTTGCGAAAACCACGGCTACCTGCGGGGCGAGGTTCCCGTTTGCCCGCAGTGTGGCGCTCACACAGAGATGTGGACCAGGGTGATGGGTTACTTCCGTCCAGTGGAGAGCTTCAACATCGGCAAGAAGGGTGAGTTTCATGAACGCACCTACTTCCAGGTGTAA
- a CDS encoding FAD-dependent oxidoreductase: MSRPMRVAVVGAGPAGIYASDILMKSGKDVEIDLFERMPAPFGLIRYGVAPDHPRIKGIVNSLHRVLDSDNLRLLGNIEIGKDIKVDELREFYDAIIFSTGATADRDLSIPGIELKGSHGAAEFVGFYDGNPDFQRDWDLSAESVAVIGVGNVGLDVARILAKTADELHVTEIPDNVFSGLGKNAASEVHVFGRRGPAQAKFTPLELKELDHSPTIEVIVDPEDIDYDAASEQARRDSKSVDLVCQTLEGYAMREPKGAPHKLYIHFFESPVEILGEDGKVRAIKTERMQLDGNGGVTGTGKFTEWPVQSVYRAVGYRSDAMPDVPFDDARAVIRNDGGHVIDESGEIVPGLYATGWIKRGPVGLIGNTKSDAKETTDMLLADFEAGRLEQPSSPSPEAIIELLKEREIAYTTWDGWYQLDAAEKALGEAEGRERKKIVEWDEMVEHAKHQA, from the coding sequence ATGTCTCGTCCAATGCGCGTTGCTGTCGTAGGTGCAGGTCCAGCCGGCATTTATGCCTCTGATATTTTGATGAAATCCGGCAAGGACGTCGAAATCGACCTTTTCGAACGCATGCCGGCGCCGTTCGGCCTCATCCGCTACGGCGTGGCACCTGACCACCCACGCATCAAGGGCATTGTTAACTCGCTGCACCGCGTGCTCGATTCGGACAACCTCCGCTTGCTGGGAAACATCGAAATCGGCAAAGACATCAAGGTCGATGAGCTGCGGGAATTCTACGATGCGATCATCTTCTCCACCGGCGCTACCGCCGACCGCGACCTCAGCATCCCCGGCATTGAGCTCAAGGGATCGCACGGTGCCGCCGAATTCGTCGGCTTTTACGACGGCAACCCGGATTTCCAGCGCGATTGGGACCTCAGCGCGGAGTCTGTCGCCGTCATTGGCGTAGGCAACGTTGGGCTGGATGTGGCTCGCATCCTGGCTAAGACCGCCGACGAGCTTCACGTCACCGAGATTCCGGACAACGTATTTTCTGGGCTGGGCAAGAATGCCGCCTCCGAGGTGCACGTCTTTGGCCGTCGTGGCCCCGCGCAAGCCAAGTTCACCCCACTCGAACTGAAGGAATTGGACCACTCCCCAACCATCGAAGTTATCGTCGACCCGGAAGACATCGACTACGATGCGGCCTCCGAGCAGGCACGACGCGACTCCAAGTCAGTGGACCTCGTCTGCCAGACCTTGGAAGGCTACGCTATGCGCGAGCCAAAGGGCGCACCACACAAGCTCTACATCCACTTCTTCGAATCCCCAGTGGAAATCCTGGGCGAAGACGGCAAAGTCCGCGCCATCAAAACCGAACGCATGCAACTTGACGGCAACGGCGGGGTCACCGGCACTGGGAAATTCACGGAATGGCCAGTGCAATCGGTCTACCGCGCCGTCGGCTACCGCTCGGATGCCATGCCAGATGTGCCATTCGACGACGCCCGCGCCGTCATCCGCAACGACGGTGGCCACGTCATTGATGAGTCGGGGGAGATCGTGCCAGGGCTCTATGCCACTGGTTGGATCAAGCGTGGTCCGGTGGGGTTGATCGGCAACACCAAGTCTGACGCGAAGGAAACCACAGATATGCTGCTGGCAGACTTCGAAGCCGGACGCTTGGAACAGCCTTCTTCGCCATCGCCCGAGGCAATCATCGAACTTCTCAAAGAGCGCGAAATTGCCTACACCACCTGGGATGGTTGGTACCAGCTCGATGCCGCCGAGAAGGCCCTCGGCGAGGCCGAGGGCCGCGAACGCAAGAAGATCGTGGAATGGGATGAAATGGTGGAGCACGCCAAGCACCAAGCTTAG
- a CDS encoding ArsR/SmtB family transcription factor: MTFNLPIEDADACCPAVMLPADATKVVELLKSVADSTRLRLLFLVAERGCENVCGCDLAEAMGVSAPTITHHMKKLTAVGLVERVQQGKWAHYTINIELFQIVKNLVDSVYQPIALDAA, encoded by the coding sequence ATGACATTCAACCTGCCGATTGAAGATGCCGACGCTTGCTGCCCCGCAGTCATGCTGCCAGCTGACGCCACCAAGGTCGTCGAACTTCTGAAATCGGTTGCCGACTCCACCCGCCTCCGGCTGCTCTTTCTCGTAGCCGAGCGGGGTTGTGAGAACGTGTGTGGCTGCGACCTCGCCGAGGCAATGGGGGTCTCCGCACCCACCATTACACATCACATGAAGAAGCTCACCGCCGTCGGACTCGTCGAGCGGGTACAGCAGGGCAAGTGGGCCCACTACACGATCAACATCGAGCTCTTCCAGATCGTTAAGAATCTGGTGGATAGCGTCTACCAACCGATCGCCCTGGACGCGGCCTAA
- a CDS encoding acetate kinase, producing the protein MALALVLNSGSSSLKFQLIDPSADATQPPLASGLVEQIGEPSGAVTLKTGGEKYTVSAPIPDHAVGLSMVFDLMTEHGIGPSQVEITAVGHRVVHGGLLFSQPVVITDEILNMVRDLIPLAPLHNPANIVGIEGAMEILPDVPHVAVFDTGFFHSLPPAAALYAINAEVAAAHGVRRYGFHGTSHEYVSQQVPALIGRDPEHTRQIVCHLGNGASISAVHNGKAIDTSMGMTPLAGIVMGTRSGDIDPGIVFHLHRSAGMSIDEIDTLLNKKSGVKGISGVNDFRELRAMIEQDNQDAWLAYNIYIHNLRKYIGSYMIALGRVDAITFTAGVGENDVDVRASALQDLEVFGIEIDPERNALPNTGPRIISTDSSKVKVLVVPTNEELAIARYAVQLAGE; encoded by the coding sequence ATGGCACTGGCACTTGTCCTTAATTCCGGGTCTTCCTCGCTGAAATTCCAGCTCATCGACCCATCGGCTGACGCTACGCAGCCACCTTTGGCTTCCGGTCTAGTGGAGCAGATCGGTGAACCATCCGGCGCCGTCACCTTGAAAACTGGCGGAGAAAAGTACACGGTCTCCGCGCCGATCCCAGATCACGCTGTGGGCCTTTCCATGGTGTTTGACCTGATGACAGAGCATGGGATCGGGCCTTCGCAGGTAGAAATCACTGCTGTGGGGCACCGTGTAGTCCACGGTGGTCTGTTGTTCTCGCAGCCCGTCGTGATTACCGATGAAATCTTGAACATGGTGCGCGATCTCATTCCGTTGGCGCCATTGCACAACCCGGCCAACATCGTCGGCATTGAGGGCGCGATGGAAATCCTGCCGGACGTCCCACACGTTGCCGTTTTCGATACCGGGTTCTTCCATTCCTTGCCGCCAGCAGCAGCGCTGTACGCCATCAACGCTGAAGTTGCTGCTGCGCATGGCGTGCGACGCTACGGATTCCATGGCACCAGCCACGAGTACGTTTCGCAACAGGTTCCAGCGCTGATCGGCCGCGATCCGGAACACACCCGTCAGATTGTCTGCCACCTGGGCAATGGCGCGTCGATCTCCGCAGTGCACAATGGCAAGGCGATCGATACTTCCATGGGTATGACCCCGCTCGCGGGCATCGTCATGGGCACCCGCTCCGGCGATATTGATCCCGGCATCGTTTTCCACCTACACCGTTCCGCCGGAATGTCGATCGATGAGATTGACACCCTGCTCAACAAAAAGTCGGGTGTGAAGGGTATTTCCGGAGTTAATGACTTCCGCGAATTGCGCGCGATGATCGAGCAGGACAATCAAGATGCTTGGTTGGCTTACAACATCTACATCCACAACCTGCGCAAATACATCGGGTCGTACATGATCGCGCTGGGTCGTGTCGACGCGATCACTTTCACCGCAGGCGTCGGTGAAAACGATGTCGATGTGCGTGCCTCGGCGCTGCAGGACCTGGAAGTTTTCGGCATCGAGATCGACCCGGAACGCAACGCGCTGCCTAATACTGGGCCGCGCATCATCTCGACAGACTCCTCTAAGGTCAAGGTGCTGGTCGTGCCTACCAACGAGGAGCTAGCTATCGCGCGCTACGCCGTGCAACTCGCAGGAGAGTAG
- a CDS encoding GNAT family N-acetyltransferase: MSYYFAVQQLTDLTPTEVHEVYKLRVSVFVNEQNTAYQEVDDTDILPTTYHMLAWTDEEHKQLVGNIRIYEDIIDNDEHVMRLGRVCVAESERGTGLAKELMRRTIEFADQTFPDKSLVLDARTPLVGWYEKFGFRTIAEPYPFADITLTPMKKIH, encoded by the coding sequence ATGAGCTACTACTTCGCTGTTCAACAGTTGACGGATCTCACCCCAACCGAAGTGCACGAGGTGTACAAACTACGCGTCAGCGTGTTCGTCAATGAACAAAACACTGCCTACCAGGAGGTTGACGACACCGACATCCTACCTACCACCTATCACATGCTTGCCTGGACCGACGAGGAACACAAACAGCTGGTGGGCAATATCAGGATTTACGAGGACATCATCGATAACGATGAACACGTCATGCGCTTAGGCCGCGTCTGTGTGGCTGAATCTGAGCGTGGGACTGGGCTTGCCAAAGAACTTATGCGCCGCACTATCGAGTTTGCGGACCAGACTTTCCCGGATAAGAGCCTGGTGCTCGATGCCCGCACCCCACTTGTTGGTTGGTATGAAAAGTTCGGCTTCCGCACTATCGCCGAACCTTACCCTTTCGCAGACATCACTCTCACTCCGATGAAGAAGATCCACTAA